A stretch of DNA from Nitratireductor thuwali:
CGCCGTGCACCCGGCCTATGACATCGCGTTCGACGGGTTCGCGCCGGCAAGGCTGCACAACAACCCGAAAGCGCGGCAGGCCTGGGCCGTCGAGCAAGTGCTGCTGGCGGCGAAGGCGTCGCGCAATCTGGGCCTCGACGTCTCGGTCTCCTTCACCGGAAGCCTTGCCTTTCCGTATCTTTATCCCTGGCCGCAGCGGCCGGCCGGGCTGGTGGAAGAGGCTTTCGGCGAGCTTGCCCGCCGCTGGAAGCCGATTCTGGACGCCTATGACGATGTCGGCGTGGATGTCGGCTTCGAGCTGCATCCGGGCGAGGACGTCTTCGACGGCGCGACTTTCGAGATGTTCCTCGACAGGCTTGGCGGCCACAAGCGCTGCACCATCAATTACGACCCGTCCCACTTCCTGCTGCAGCAGCTCGACTACCTGGCCTTCATCGACATCTATCACGAGCGCATCTCCGCCTTTCACGTGAAGGATGCCGAGTTCAACCCGGACGGGCGGCAGGGCGTCTATTCGGGCTATCAGGGCTGGATCAACCGGGCCGCCCGTTTCCGCTCGCTGGGCGATGGGCATGTCGATTTCACCGGCATCTTCTCCAAGCTCGCCCAGTACGACTACAACGGGTGGGCGGTGCTGGAATGGGAGTGCTGCCTGAAGCACCCTGAAGACGGCGCGGCCGAGGGCGCTCCGTTCATCAAGAACCACATCATCCGTGTTACCGAGAAGGCGTTTGACGACTTCGCCGGCGGCGCTCCGGACAAGGCGCAACTGCGCTCCATGCTCGGCATCGGATAGGTCAGTTCACCGTTTCGCGGAAACGGTGAACTGACTGATTGCTTGATTTTACGCAATTCCGGACGGAAAACCGGTTCCCACTTTTCCTGGAATTGCTCTGGAAGACGAAAGGGAAGCTCATGGTTTCGGCCGCATCGACGATCGCAAACAACCAACCGGTCCGCCTCGGCATGGTCGGCGGCGGGCAGGGGGCCTTCATCGGCGCGGTGCACCGCATGGCCGCGCGCCTTGACGGCCACTATACACTGGTGGCCGGAGCGCTGTCCTCGGACCCCGAGCGGGCTCGGGCTTCGGCCGAGGAGCTGGGCCTTGCGCCCGATCGCTCCTATGGCAGCTACGAGGAGATGGCCGCGAAGGAGGCCGCCCGCGAGGACGGCATCGAGGCCGTCAGCATCGTCACGCCGAACCACGTCCACTATCCGGCCGCAAAGGTCTTCCTCGAAGCGGGCGTCCACGTCATCTGCGACAAGCCGCTGACCTCCAGCCTGAAGGACGCGAGGCAGCTTGCCGAAACGGTCGACAAAAGCGGCAGGCTGTTCGTCCTCACCCACAATTATTCCGGCTATCCGATGATCCGGCACGCCCGCCAGATGGTGGCCGAGGGCGCGCTGGGCGACATCATCCTGGTCCAGGCCGAGTATCCCCAGGACTGGCTGGCCGAGCCCATCGAACAAACCGGCCAGAAGCAGGCCTCCTGGCGCACCGACCCGGCACGCTCGGGCGCCGGCGGGGCGATCGGCGATATCGGCACCCATGCCTATCAGCTCGCCTCCTTCGTGACCGGCCTCAAGGCCGAGAGCCTTGCCGCCGATCTCCACAGCTTCGTCGACGGCCGGCAACTCGACGACAACGCGCATATCATGCTGCGTTTTGCCGGCGGGCGCGCCAAGGGCACGATCTGGGTCAGCCAGGTGGCGCCGGGCAACGAGAACGGGCTGAAGCTCAGGGTCTACGGCACCAAGGGCGGCATCGAATGGGTGCAGGCCGATCCGAACTATCTGTGGTTCACGCCGCTGGGCGAGCCGCGCCGCCTCATCACGCGCGGGGGCGCGGGGGCGGGCGACGCGGCAGCCCGGGTGACCCGCATTCCCGGCGGCCACCCCGAAGGCTATCTGGAAGCCTTCGCGACGCTCTACACAGAGGCCGCCGCGATGATCCGCGCCAGGCGGGACGGCTCGGCGCTGCCCGACCTGCCTCTGCCCACCGTTCATGACGGCGTGGACGGCATGCGCTTCATCGCCGCCTGCGTCGCATCGTCCCGCGCCGACAGCGCCTGGACCCGGCTCGACGCGGTTTGAACCCGGACAAGCCATTGACTGTGGCCGGGCTCTCCCGCAATTGTCGCGCGACAATTGGCAAACGGGGGAGAATATGGCGGGCAAGGTGAGGAAGACTGCCGAATGGCAGGGCGGGGACGTCGTCGAAGC
This window harbors:
- a CDS encoding sugar phosphate isomerase/epimerase family protein, which codes for MASTMKGAGIFLAQFAGDEAPFNSLPSIARWAAGHGYEGIQIPAWDGRLFDLAKAAASKDYCDEVKGICAEAGVEITELSTHLLGQLVAVHPAYDIAFDGFAPARLHNNPKARQAWAVEQVLLAAKASRNLGLDVSVSFTGSLAFPYLYPWPQRPAGLVEEAFGELARRWKPILDAYDDVGVDVGFELHPGEDVFDGATFEMFLDRLGGHKRCTINYDPSHFLLQQLDYLAFIDIYHERISAFHVKDAEFNPDGRQGVYSGYQGWINRAARFRSLGDGHVDFTGIFSKLAQYDYNGWAVLEWECCLKHPEDGAAEGAPFIKNHIIRVTEKAFDDFAGGAPDKAQLRSMLGIG
- a CDS encoding Gfo/Idh/MocA family protein, with amino-acid sequence MVSAASTIANNQPVRLGMVGGGQGAFIGAVHRMAARLDGHYTLVAGALSSDPERARASAEELGLAPDRSYGSYEEMAAKEAAREDGIEAVSIVTPNHVHYPAAKVFLEAGVHVICDKPLTSSLKDARQLAETVDKSGRLFVLTHNYSGYPMIRHARQMVAEGALGDIILVQAEYPQDWLAEPIEQTGQKQASWRTDPARSGAGGAIGDIGTHAYQLASFVTGLKAESLAADLHSFVDGRQLDDNAHIMLRFAGGRAKGTIWVSQVAPGNENGLKLRVYGTKGGIEWVQADPNYLWFTPLGEPRRLITRGGAGAGDAAARVTRIPGGHPEGYLEAFATLYTEAAAMIRARRDGSALPDLPLPTVHDGVDGMRFIAACVASSRADSAWTRLDAV